Proteins found in one Dermacentor silvarum isolate Dsil-2018 chromosome 8, BIME_Dsil_1.4, whole genome shotgun sequence genomic segment:
- the LOC119462003 gene encoding adipocyte enhancer-binding protein 1, with the protein MPEEDDDGKKGGKDDAKKGGKDDKKGKDDKKGGKDDKKDKGKDDKKDKGKESKSPKSGKGSGKGSGKGSAKGGSPKAPASAPPPKEDKSEKSDKSEKSKKSEASEKTDVSEASAESKKSVGKGSKAKKPSGPYKAPEPSETMRRAMADAGPVYAERYFNDEYEDEDEMRNYVEVQVYERCPSGMNVGERSTPGRGVQHQRGHTYYTNAPPTRRQSRPQNEGRPPPLQQRIERRVSAASQRQLVFDGQNMSESQEGSYYEYEERSPPQATPGRRASRDRYSGQQMDPYAGPHRLDRRSNHQLDRRSSHHMDRRLSHEQNRRSSPEQDRRSGHHMDRRSGGVSRQGSQQLCITPIAVVVDVMNLDNPDDEGRLRAFPCTRGSSRERM; encoded by the coding sequence ATGCCCGAGGAGGACGACGACGGAAAGAAGGGCGGCAAGGACGACGCAAAGAAGGGTGGCAAGGATGACAAAAAAGGAAAGGACGACAAGAAAGGCGGCAAGGACGACAAGAAGGACAAGGGCAAGGACGACAAGAAGGACAAGGGCAAGGAGTCCAAGAGCCCCAAGAGCGGCAAGGGATCGGGCAAGGGTTCGGGCAAGGGTTCCGCTAAGGGAGGATCGCCAAAGGCACCCGCCTCGGCGCCGCCGCCCAAGGAAGACAAGTCCGAAAAATCCGACAAATCCGagaagtccaagaagagcgaagCCTCCGAGAAGACCGACGTCTCCGAGGCTTCCGCCGAGTCCAAAAAGAGCGTCGGCAAGGGCTCCAAGGCCAAGAAGCCGTCGGGCCCCTACAAGGCTCCCGAGCCGTCGGAGACGATGCGCAGGgccatggccgacgcgggtcccGTGTACGCCGAGCGATACTTCAACGACGAGTACGAGGACGAGGACGAGATGCGCAACTACGTCGAGGTACAGGTGTACGAGCGCTGCCCTTCCGGTATGAACGTTGGAGAACGGTCGACCCCAGGCAGAGGAGTGCAACACCAGCGGGGACACACATACTACACGAATGCGCCGCCGACCCGCCGCCAGTCGCGCCCGCAAAACGAGGGAAGGCCACCGCCGTTGCAGCAGCGAATTGAGCGGCGAGTAAGCGCGGCGAGCCAGCGCCAGCTGGTCTTCGACGGCCAAAACATGTCCGAGAGCCAGGAGGGCTCGTACTACGAGTACGAGGAGCGCAGCCCACCTCAAGCAACGCCAGGACGTCGTGCCAGTCGCGATCGTTACTCGGGTCAACAGATGGATCCCTACGCAGGTCCCCACCGGCTGGATCGCCGCTCAAACCACCAGCTGGATCGCCGCTCAAGCCACCACATGGATCGCCGCTTAAGCCACGAGCAGAATCGCCGCTCAAGCCCCGAGCAGGATCGCCGCTCAGGTCATCACATGGACCGCCGCTCAGGTGGGGTTTCGCGACAAGGTTCGCAACAACTCTGCATAACGCCAATCGCCGTGGTGGTCGACGTGATGAACTTGGACAACCCCGACGACGAGGGTCGCTTGCGCGCTTTTCCCTGTACTCGAGGGAGCTCGAGAGAACGGATGTGA